TCCCTATCGAGATATTGGGATGGGACCACGCGTATGCCATTGTTGCGACGTGTACGGTTGACTGCACAGCAAACGCATATGTGTACACTTGCTTGAGGACTGGTACATCGTGTTTCTCATAGCGCTCGAATGAACCCCCATCCACTCGTGGGGCTTCGTGACTGAGTCGCCACCGCTTGAAGCCGGCTGAGAGGACCACTGTCAAGACGTTAACCAAGGGCGGTGCGAATTGCCAGAGCGCAACCCAGTGCTGCCAGGCTGCAAGATTAGGGTTTGACGCGAAGACCATGATCGTTGGCAGTACAAAGCCCAAAGTGACCGCTGGGATTAGGGAGCTAGCTACATCTCTGGGGACTGCACGTCCAGCAACGCCCTCGTGGGTATAGAGGGAGCTTAAAATAGCATGGAGGGGAGCTATTCGTCCAATTCCCTGGACTTGCATGCCAGCAGTGAAGATGATTGGTAGGGCTAAGAGCGATCCCTGATTCCCCAGGCGGTAAGCCTCGATGGTGTATATCAGGAGTGGCGAGATAAGCTGAGGGAGAAAATTGATAAGGTGCAGCCTCGCCGAAGGGTCTTTATCCAAGATGGGGAAAGATAAAATTGACACCAGCTTGTTCAAAAGTTTTTGGCCGGGGCTGTCACCTAGCCATGAGATGATAACCGAACCAGATTCTCCCCAGCCGCCGAGACTCGAAAAAGGCAATCGGAATGCCTTTGTTGTGACAAAAAGAACGGCCCCCATGCTCCCTATGAAGCCCCAACGGATGAGCCTGGATATATTTTGATCAATGGGTTTGGCTGGCAGCTCATCattgaaaggaatgactCTCGACCGATGTGGGACATGGAGTTTCTCTACGGTGGCGGCACCTGCGTATGCCTGTCCCATCCGGCTGAAGACCAGCTCATTCCCCACAAAGGGTAGGACAAGATTGTTCGCTATTGTAGAGACCAGCGGGTTCTCGTACGCATTGAGTGCCTGCATCTCATGGGAATTGCGGACGATCATTTGAGCACGATCATACCTTTTGGACTGTGTTTCGCACAGGATGTCCTCTATGTCTCGATCGGACAGATTAGCCAAGCTACCACCatggctttctttctttcgcaaGATGGCATTAAGGAACTCGGCGCAAGATTCCATTGCCCCATTAGCACCTTGGCCGCCAATAGGATTTGGCTATAATATAGACGAAGATAAGGTGTCAGCCATCTGGATGGGAAAGGCGCAGTGCGTCTGAGTATACAGAACTCATGGTACTTACCTTGTGCGCTGAGTCCCCAAAAGTAATGATCCTCTTGAAAAACCACTTTTGGTAAACAATCTCGTGCAAAGGTGTCAATGCTGACGATAGTCGCTTGTCGAAGACGTGGCCGAAGGTGACTTTTCTTGTGATGGGAAGATTGTAATTTTGCTTGACGAAATCGGCCTCGTCTTCCTGGGTATACTTGGGTATATCCTTCCCATACTTCTCTTGCGGCAGTTTATCAAACAGAAACCAATACACCCGGCCTTCTGGCCCCGACACAACGAGCTGCGACTGGCCATTGCCCATCACAATGTTCTGCTCGCCTGCGACCCATCCAGGGACATGTTGAGCGATGCCGAAGCTGCAACGGTAGTAGCAAGGAACATTATCCTCCTCTTTGGCAGGGAAGTATCCTGGCTGGAGCTTGTTGCCCAAGTCTCTCATAAGAGATCGCACCTTACTGTGGATGCCGTCTGCGCCCACAACGAGTGTACCAGTGTAGACCGAGCCATCTGCGGTCGTGACATTGACACCTCCATCAATTAGGTCTATATTGCTGACTTTCCTGTTGAGCAATACCCTATCTTTATGCTTGATCGTGTCGTGTAGGATCTCTAGAAGTTTCTGCCgatcaaagaaaagcaggCCATACCCGTATCTGTGCCTGCGTTAGAGTGAAACGATAGCCCATCAGCTAAGTAGGTCTCTACGtaccttctctccaagtgCTTGAACATCTGATGTAGGGCGGAGAGTACATCACCTTTTCTATCCCGCATATATGCGACTTCGAGATGCTGGACGGACAGGTTGGCGATTCGCTCGTAACACCCAAGTTGATCTAGTATGCGCAGGCCATTGGGAAACAGACCAATGCTAGCACCCACTGGAGGTGCGATTTCCGAGTGTGCTTCGAGGAGAACATAATCAAGGTCGAACCTCTCCAGCATGTTGGCCAAGGTCAGGCCGGCAATGCCTCCACCGGCGATAATGATCTTAAACTCCGCCATGGAACTGGTTTATCTGGATGAAGTGCTGGTGTGAGACAAAGGATACATATTCCAGTATTCATGATTGCGTGCGTGACACAAAGATTTAAATATTCGTCCCCTAACCTTGTATCATACCTGCCacagctcctccatcaccACGCAAGCATATAAAAGCGCTTATGTCAGCGGCTTCAAGCACTTTTAGTTAGCTTCAATGCCCCTAAAGTGGACCCACCTGAAGGTCTTATGCCGCTGAATCATGCTCTGTTGATCTTCACAGATCTCCCGATATGGAAAGGATAAGCCATAGACAGCCTAGATATCGACATCCACTCTTGCCGGAAGATCTAGCGAGGAGTTTTCGGAACTGAGGACATCCGTGCCGAATCGCCATCCATCGGAGGAAACTCATCGTGCTAAAAACACATCCTATAGATGATCAGTGGGTTTGTTTGTGCCTAGGTAAGGCGATAAGTATTATTTCTGGATACTATCATGCATGATGCGAGAAGTTTCCTATGTTCCGCCTGTATGCTGAAGCATTTGAGTGGAAAGATGTTATACCCATTCTATGAAGAGAAAATCTATATTCAAGTTATGCTATGCTGTGACTGGTCATATCgtaaaacaaaaagacaaaTGATGGAATATTGCAGGATGGAAATCAGCTTCAATTTTCTACTGGTGTTGTATTTAGAGCTGCTATTGGCTGCCGTCCTCTTAATGTAAAGCTGAAACGTGGGAACGGTGGGATCGATAGATAAAGCAAAGATGCTAAAACTACAAGTTACAGCTACAGATCTTAGATTTCTTCTTACTCGATGGCGTCTACATTAACCTTTAAAGCACTAGCAATGAGACAACTTGTTATTTCTCCGCTAACGTCTACTTATACTCAAAGTCCAAGAATATCTGCCACTTAAGACTGGAAATATTAACTCTTTCCAATAGCAATGCGTACAACTACCGATACGACGGAGACCCTGTGTATGATAGAAGTACCAAAAGGCAAGAGCACATTATAATCTTGTTGAGGAGGTATTAATGGCCTCATAGCACAGGCCCTGCCATTCGCTTGCGTGTTGCGGTATGGTCCCTACCTGCCCTCGAATGAGAATGCACCCCGAACTCGAAGAGGACTCAGAAACATTATTAAGTAAGATTGCCCGACATAGGAGTTTCAGCCATTAATACGATTTCTTTGTATATGATTCCAGCCATCAAACTCACTTATTGATTTCTCTATATATCAGACACTAATTATTCTTAGTTGTCAAATCAATTATCATATGCTTGAGAATTGTTAGAGAATTTGTAGAGGTTCGAGGATAACAAACTATCGGGAACTATTCTCCGGCTTATGCTGTATGCGCCGGGAACCATAGGTATTGGAGAGAATCGAACGGAGACGGGATTACTGGCATACGGACTTTGGGAGCATCACTCTGCTCGCGAATGTTTTGGGTGGGCTGCAGGTTCTCAGCCCCGAAGGGGAGTGGGAATGGGTCCGGGCTGAGCCGGGGTGTTTGATTGTTAATATGGGGGATGCGATGGTTGATTGGACGGGGGTTGTGTTGAGGTCGAATATGCATCGGGTTGTGTGTGGGCCTGGGGAGCAGGCGGGGTTGGAGAGATTTAGTTTGCGATGCTTGTGAGACCGTTTAAGGAGGCTAGGATGGAGAGGTTGGTGGGGGGTTGTATTCCGAGTGTTGAAAAGGATCGGGAAGAGGGGCTGGGGTCaattggggttggggatgAAGGAATGACGGCTTGGGAGTGGGGAGTGAAGAAGGCAATGGCAttgaaggaggggaaggacTGTGCGAGGAGTCGTTGGGGCAGGGATCTCGACTTGTAGATCTCTCATTTCAGATTATGATTTGGACTTTTGAAAAGAACACAGGATATCTAGATATAGTTTCACAACTTATGCTCGTGTAATTCCCCAGTCCAAACCGGCCGTGTGGCATTATACTCCATCCTCTTTCTCACCTCCTCAAATGGCAACGGCGCAATACCAACCGGACTACCCAATACCATCGGTTTACAATCCGGTATCAACCATCTCACAGCCCCGGACTGCAACTCTCGCGCCCCAATTTTACCCCCCGCAAAGGCTTGACAGGCTGCAGCccagagttgaagaagatgctgagCTTGCGGTAAAGCACTAAGAAAGATCAGAACCTCATGGGGCATGCCCTCATACTCATTCCAGATCACCGTGACACCGGACTTCGCTGCCTGACTTGCCACCACCCGATTCCCATCTACTCCGCGCTTCTCACGGCCACACGCGAACCACATCGGCGGTGAGCCCGTTCAATCTTCCACAGCCGCAGGACTGACAAGTTCATGGTCGAGAGTCGCAGCCACGCAGTAGGGGACTTCGCGCGGTGGACTCGCAGGCCAAATGCTATCGGTGGGATGGCCGGGCATACACGCGGGCTGAAGCACGGTGAGAATGTCGGTCTCGCCATTACAGTGCCAGGAGGGAAGTGAATCACACTGATCACACTAACCGCTTACTATCGCAAGACCGGCTGGGAGAGGGAGGGCAACAGACTGTCCATGGAAATCGAAAGTTGCGTCTGAGGGAGGCAGTTTCTGCACTTCGAGGAGGAGTTTCATGAGACCGAGGGTTATATTCGCTCCGGCGCTGTTCCGGCCAGTATGATCTGGTCCGCTGGCACCGCGGGGTAAGGGGCACCGGCGAGAGGGTAGAGTAGGCTGGCGTATGCGACAAGAATGTCGAGGATAGAAGCGGGGAAGGTATGGGATGGCGTAAGACGGTATTTAATGGAGGCGACGCGCGCTCCAGTTAGCTTTGCCAGGCCAATGGAGGAAGCACGATACTGTGCCGGGCTACTGAAGCTGTGAGATGCTATTAGCAGATGGGTTTGTTTGCGTTGGAGCAAGCTAGAACGGCATACTAGAGACCACCGCCATGAGCGTAGAGAATGGTCAGTTCGCTATTGCATTCCTGCAGCAGGGCACgaagcttttcttcctctggtATATCTGGTTCAGGGGCATCATCCGGGACTTGAGAGCGAGGACCGATGAATTCGACGCCCACGTCGATGACTGGAGTTTCTTCCACCGGTGAGATGCGGTggtattctttttttaaacgGTGTATAACTGTGTACAGGACGTCTCTGATAGCTGGGTTAGTGGGTGCTGAAAAGCTGGTTCTAGCGATCCAGACTCCTCCACGGGCTGGGGCTGGGGTATCGAGAGAAGTAGCTTTCTGGAGCTGGGCGAGGGAGGGCCATGGTGAATTTTGGTATTTCTGGCAAATACGTTTGAtgagcttcttttgctgATCGATCGAAGACATCTTGTAATATGTCCGGGGTTGTGCTAGTGAAGTCGTACTCATATTTTGAAAGACTGAGCGAGATACACTACCTCTTTGCAAGGGgaacaaagagaatatcTCCCTAGACAGTCTCAACCCGTCTATCAGTCCGTGTACGACCCTAACAATCCTACGTACGAGTCTCAAGGCCATTTCGGACGAATAGCCTACACGGGTTCCGTACAAAGACCAGGAATAGACAGGTAGTAAGAATTGAAACAGTGTTGCCATGTATTGGGAGCAATTAAGAGGCGGCATGCCTGGAATAGAAATATGAGCGACTTGTTGGTCTGTCAGTTGTGTTTCCTCATTTTCGCTTCTCCTGATTAAATATTTCCTCGGTACAAGGATCATCCTTTCAAGAGAAATAAACTAATCCTTGTCTCATAACAGCGAATGCAAGTTTTGCAAGTTTTGCATGTTTTGGTGATATACCTGAACACAAGGTTGGTTTCTCCGTCAGAGCATATTCTATCTCTTCATTGTCAATCTCATTGAATAGCCTAATTAAC
The sequence above is a segment of the Aspergillus oryzae RIB40 DNA, chromosome 3 genome. Coding sequences within it:
- a CDS encoding uncharacterized protein (predicted protein); its protein translation is MAEFKIIIAGGGIAGLTLANMLERFDLDYVLLEAHSEIAPPVGASIGLFPNGLRILDQLGCYERIANLSVQHLEVAYMRDRKGDVLSALHQMFKHLERRYGYGLLFFDRQKLLEILHDTIKHKDRVLLNRKVSNIDLIDGGVNVTTADGSVYTGTLVVGADGIHSKVRSLMRDLGNKLQPGYFPAKEEDNVPCYYRCSFGIAQHVPGWVAGEQNIVMGNGQSQLVVSGPEGRVYWFLFDKLPQEKYGKDIPKYTQEDEADFVKQNYNLPITRKVTFGHVFDKRLSSALTPLHEIVYQKWFFKRIITFGDSAHKSTVHVATMAYAWSHPNISIGRAFFGLPNPFRAEWNITTISEQIATFFRYDAVTALAGYIGGNLYSIWDLRRLGYIQTRSAVKAALAVIVGQFMIGPGATWAGLWSWREDVIAGLAR
- a CDS encoding uncharacterized protein (predicted protein), which gives rise to MSTTSLAQPRTYYKMSSIDQQKKLIKRICQKYQNSPWPSLAQLQKATSLDTPAPARGGVWIARTSFSAPTNPAIRDVLYTVIHRLKKEYHRISPVEETPVIDVGVEFIGPRSQVPDDAPEPDIPEEEKLRALLQECNSELTILYAHGGGLYFSSPAQYRASSIGLAKLTGARVASIKYRLTPSHTFPASILDILVAYASLLYPLADHTGRNSAGANITLGLMKLLLEVQKLPPSDATFDFHGQSVALPLPAGLAICDQCDSLPSWHCNGETDILTVLQPACMPGHPTDSIWPASPPREVPYCVAATLDHELRGVDGNRVVASQAAKSGVTVIWNEYEGMPHEVLIFLSALPQAQHLLQLWAAACQAFAGGKIGARELQSGAVRWLIPDCKPMVLGSPVGIAPLPFEEVRKRMEYNATRPVWTGELHEHKL